A window from Mycoplasma phocoeninasale encodes these proteins:
- the cmk gene encoding (d)CMP kinase, with protein sequence MLKKINIAIDGPSGVGKTIMSKKLAEHLGYKFLSSGSFYRIVAFNAYRLKLNINDEKSINDSWDIHDIKIDEQDRIFFKGEDVTFLIREDHISRIASTIAKFQSVRNKVNSFIQMFSEKSKGIIVDGRDATYRILPNAEVKFFLWATPEKRAERRVKQDKEMGIESNYDDVLNSIKIRDFNDTNRKIDPLKISEGSIKIDTTNMSIEENFQAMMNEIKKKVDNE encoded by the coding sequence ATGCTTAAAAAAATAAATATTGCCATTGATGGCCCATCTGGCGTTGGTAAAACAATTATGTCAAAAAAACTAGCTGAGCATTTGGGATATAAATTTCTAAGTTCCGGAAGTTTTTATCGTATTGTTGCCTTTAATGCTTATAGACTAAAACTTAACATTAACGATGAAAAATCAATTAATGATTCCTGGGATATTCATGATATAAAAATTGATGAGCAAGATCGTATTTTTTTCAAAGGTGAGGATGTCACCTTTCTAATCCGCGAAGATCATATCTCGAGAATTGCTTCAACAATTGCTAAGTTTCAAAGTGTGAGAAATAAAGTAAATAGTTTCATTCAAATGTTTAGCGAGAAATCTAAGGGCATTATTGTTGATGGACGAGATGCGACTTATCGTATTTTGCCGAATGCTGAAGTCAAATTTTTTCTTTGAGCAACTCCTGAAAAAAGAGCAGAGAGGCGTGTAAAACAAGATAAAGAAATGGGAATTGAATCTAATTATGATGATGTTTTAAATTCGATTAAAATACGTGACTTTAATGATACCAACCGTAAAATCGACCCCTTAAAGATCTCTGAAGGCAGTATTAAAATCGATACAACGAATATGAGTATAGAAGAGAATTTTCAAGCAATGATGAATGAAATAAAGAAAAAGGTGGACAATGAATAA
- the der gene encoding ribosome biogenesis GTPase Der, whose product MNKNIVAIIGKPNVGKSTLFNKIINQRKAIVYDTPGVTRDRIYSTANWAGKEFTIVDTGGITIESEDFKEQIKVQAQVAIEEANVIIFLIDGREPLTSEDYYVATLLRKINKPVLLVSNKLEGHKTVFYDNSVYSLGFDKIFPVSAIHGDGLGNLLDEILAHLDYKDEGQSTHFKLALLGKANVGKSTLLNTLSNENRSIVSEIAGTTRDSVSTLINISGEEFEIIDTAGIKRKSKLEDSIEHYALMRATQSIENADLCLLLLDSEDEVSHFHQNIIGIAYELKKPLIVIVNKWDLIEKDTNTMDLYKKNLKKKLKFVEWAPIVFISAKNKTRINKLKETILQVKENISKKINTNQLNSVIMNAQIIRPASSINGKRLSITFSKQVEAKIPTFVLFVNNKNLAHFTYLRYIENQIRENYDFSGTPIELILRNKNKKDN is encoded by the coding sequence ATGAATAAAAATATCGTCGCCATTATTGGCAAACCAAATGTTGGCAAGAGTACCCTTTTTAATAAAATCATTAATCAAAGAAAAGCAATTGTTTATGACACTCCCGGAGTAACTCGTGATAGAATATATTCCACCGCTAATTGAGCAGGAAAAGAGTTTACAATTGTCGATACTGGTGGAATTACTATTGAATCAGAGGATTTTAAAGAACAAATTAAAGTTCAAGCTCAAGTAGCAATCGAAGAAGCTAATGTCATAATTTTTCTAATTGATGGAAGGGAGCCACTGACTTCAGAAGATTACTATGTCGCAACACTTTTAAGAAAAATTAACAAACCAGTTTTATTAGTAAGCAATAAATTAGAAGGCCATAAAACTGTTTTTTATGACAACTCAGTATATTCACTAGGATTTGACAAAATTTTCCCTGTGAGTGCTATTCATGGAGATGGACTGGGAAATCTATTAGATGAGATTTTAGCACACCTCGACTATAAAGATGAAGGACAATCAACACACTTTAAATTAGCACTGCTAGGAAAAGCTAATGTTGGAAAAAGTACTCTACTAAATACGCTATCAAATGAAAATCGTTCAATTGTTAGTGAGATTGCCGGAACCACAAGGGATTCTGTGTCCACTTTAATAAATATTTCGGGTGAAGAATTTGAAATTATTGATACGGCTGGTATTAAAAGAAAAAGTAAACTGGAAGATAGCATTGAACACTATGCTTTAATGCGAGCAACTCAGTCAATTGAAAATGCAGATTTATGTCTACTCTTACTTGATTCAGAAGATGAAGTTAGTCACTTTCACCAAAATATTATTGGCATTGCTTATGAATTAAAGAAACCACTTATTGTCATTGTTAACAAGTGAGATTTGATTGAAAAAGATACGAACACAATGGACCTTTACAAAAAAAATCTAAAGAAAAAACTGAAATTTGTTGAGTGAGCCCCAATTGTTTTTATCTCTGCTAAAAATAAAACTCGAATCAATAAGCTAAAAGAAACTATTCTTCAAGTCAAGGAAAATATTTCTAAAAAAATCAATACAAATCAGCTAAATAGTGTTATTATGAATGCACAGATTATTCGACCAGCATCTTCAATCAACGGGAAACGTTTGTCAATCACGTTTTCAAAACAAGTTGAGGCAAAGATCCCCACATTCGTACTGTTCGTTAACAATAAGAACTTAGCGCACTTCACTTATTTGCGATACATTGAAAATCAAATAAGAGAAAATTATGATTTTTCCGGGACACCAATTGAATTAATCCTGAGAAATAAAAACAAAAAGGACAATTAA
- a CDS encoding NAD(P)H-dependent glycerol-3-phosphate dehydrogenase has product MRQKIAILGSGGMGTACATILEDNNHDVIIYGIDGQEIEDLKNGRNLKYFPDNISFPNFKTTNNLDEAVIDADYILFAIPTQFIEEIFKLVVSKVTKPTIFINVAKGFWPNTAVSVYDEMNNLIKTNSKIMGVVSLIGPSFAIDIVKKNITLVNAVAYNKNLAKKVQKLFSNQWFRVYSQNDVKGAEVGAIFKNMIAIASGMAEALGYSTNTQVALISRSIKEILTFNKYVGGKKATIFGLSGIGDLILTALSPKSRNYTFGKNYFLKNNQEKNMTVEGLKSIEIIYENYIKNKKLELPIIEALYKIIYKKDKVKEVIKSLMIRPLKHE; this is encoded by the coding sequence ATGAGGCAAAAAATAGCTATATTAGGAAGTGGTGGAATGGGAACAGCTTGCGCCACTATTTTAGAGGACAATAATCATGATGTTATCATCTATGGAATTGACGGCCAAGAAATAGAGGATCTTAAAAACGGAAGAAATCTAAAATATTTCCCAGACAATATTTCTTTCCCAAACTTTAAAACAACTAATAATTTAGATGAAGCAGTCATAGATGCTGACTATATTTTATTTGCTATTCCCACACAATTTATTGAGGAAATTTTCAAATTAGTAGTTTCTAAAGTTACCAAGCCAACTATATTTATTAATGTAGCTAAAGGATTTTGACCTAACACGGCAGTATCAGTTTATGATGAAATGAATAATCTGATTAAAACTAATAGTAAAATAATGGGGGTTGTCTCGTTAATCGGACCTTCATTTGCAATTGACATTGTTAAAAAAAATATTACATTAGTCAATGCCGTGGCTTATAATAAAAATCTTGCAAAAAAAGTGCAGAAATTATTTTCTAATCAATGATTTAGGGTGTATTCTCAAAATGATGTTAAAGGCGCTGAAGTGGGGGCAATATTTAAAAATATGATCGCAATCGCATCAGGAATGGCAGAAGCTTTGGGATATTCAACCAATACACAAGTGGCATTAATTAGCCGATCAATTAAAGAAATTTTGACTTTTAACAAATATGTTGGTGGTAAAAAAGCAACAATTTTTGGTTTGTCAGGAATAGGAGACCTAATTCTAACTGCACTATCACCGAAATCAAGAAATTATACTTTTGGCAAAAACTATTTTTTAAAGAATAATCAAGAGAAAAACATGACAGTTGAAGGACTAAAATCAATTGAAATAATTTACGAAAATTATATTAAAAATAAAAAATTAGAATTGCCAATCATCGAAGCTTTATACAAAATAATTTATAAAAAAGACAAAGTAAAAGAGGTTATCAAATCATTAATGATTAGACCCTTGAAACATGAATAG
- a CDS encoding HU family DNA-binding protein — protein sequence MNKKELIVHVSEKTGFQQVLVETIFNEVITTITTEIVQGNNVSISGFGMFSSKFIPAKTKIHNITKVVLNIDAKLDPRFKFSAAYRERVDEEYNESNHQN from the coding sequence ATGAATAAAAAAGAACTAATAGTTCACGTTAGTGAAAAAACAGGATTTCAACAAGTACTTGTTGAAACAATTTTTAATGAGGTAATTACAACAATTACAACTGAAATTGTACAAGGAAATAATGTTTCTATCTCAGGTTTTGGTATGTTTTCTTCTAAATTTATTCCTGCAAAAACAAAAATCCACAATATTACTAAAGTAGTGCTAAATATTGATGCGAAACTAGATCCAAGATTTAAATTTTCAGCAGCTTATCGAGAAAGAGTTGATGAAGAATATAATGAATCTAATCATCAAAATTAA
- the recU gene encoding Holliday junction resolvase RecU, which yields MNIHKNKGMFLESIINSSNQFYYENNIAIIHKKNLDIDFKSVDLKNKKLVVNNAFIKSKSTVDYYGIYKGIFLAFEAKSTNEKNFSLSNVKRHQIEYLSLIASHHGLAFWIIYFNLQNKFIVIKHDKFMKISKNKKTLAYSLLLANGISIELDFPGILDYLKVFNFDD from the coding sequence ATGAACATACATAAAAATAAAGGAATGTTTTTAGAAAGCATTATCAATAGTAGCAACCAATTTTATTATGAAAATAATATTGCTATAATTCACAAGAAAAATTTAGATATCGATTTTAAAAGTGTTGATCTTAAAAATAAAAAATTAGTTGTAAATAATGCCTTTATTAAGTCCAAGAGTACAGTTGACTACTATGGAATTTATAAAGGTATTTTTTTGGCTTTTGAAGCCAAGAGCACAAACGAAAAAAACTTTAGTCTAAGCAATGTCAAAAGACATCAAATTGAATATCTTTCACTAATAGCATCTCATCATGGATTAGCATTTTGAATTATTTATTTTAATTTACAAAATAAATTTATTGTAATTAAACATGATAAATTTATGAAAATTAGTAAAAATAAAAAAACACTAGCATACTCATTGTTGCTAGCTAACGGTATTTCTATAGAATTAGATTTTCCAGGAATATTAGACTATTTAAAAGTGTTTAATTTTGATGATTAG
- a CDS encoding UU173 family protein, producing the protein MNSKKYYKFLNYAIMNSARPYFAFNTSLEQIYKNFNEEYDDDTNIFNQLDYQIDCIEGKIESEFGQFFTIEDREEIDKRIGYEKLAFLKDKLANDNKFYNEVVKHNKLTSANELIDKISEYKALAMGLGLVTNRAIEFLKNDYFHDREVEVISCKQSKDKKIEQTKLVAESDKILINPAFEYKSCISIPFFYDSKTKTVALLLYSSKTSLKNIFRLYYDVNVIRAAGYEVKEAVVVLPKYQERKNARKGHINFLVSEYANYKKSKPTYDTKKSFSESEIQAIFIKDPNFKYSSKGLKKTAETNVKIIDHINSELSAVEFFDKGPTKRDTFPFKKFVEIVNDEELLKKYSAWVNELNENDLEDDLNLGNQFYLSIVEKLLPNYLVSSKVILRLKLQDLKEPNFKSRTILDFYENNKIALNPDIENYYVYKKISEKDAKIIWFDFEGVTLPIPIIDFNKPYNQLMSQTSIIKTINNEIYNSHDYVYDPKNYDYKTLIKIIDDLYDEEASCYVVYNKSYETSRLLEMQEMLLYYHEKSGVMYAKEYEKIAEKIQFIVTRIVDIAELFMVGSHGMKISKSQINLGELKGKYSIKKIEQYVSSNKIKLNHMIFPYKDLNVKNGGMALQISTARALDVIKDNEWEQEIIALKKYCHNDVLAMIMAFDLAQHIIKSPRRKEYINNFEKYKNWD; encoded by the coding sequence ATGAACAGTAAAAAATATTACAAATTTTTAAATTATGCAATTATGAATTCGGCAAGACCTTATTTTGCATTTAATACATCATTAGAACAAATTTATAAAAACTTCAATGAAGAGTATGATGATGATACTAATATTTTTAACCAACTAGATTATCAAATTGATTGTATCGAAGGAAAAATTGAATCTGAATTTGGACAATTTTTCACTATTGAAGATCGTGAAGAAATTGATAAGCGAATTGGTTATGAAAAACTAGCCTTTTTAAAAGACAAGCTAGCAAATGATAATAAATTTTATAATGAAGTTGTCAAACATAACAAACTTACCTCTGCTAATGAGCTAATTGATAAAATATCTGAATACAAAGCTCTAGCAATGGGGCTTGGTTTGGTAACTAATCGAGCTATTGAATTTTTAAAAAATGATTATTTTCATGATCGAGAAGTGGAAGTGATTAGTTGCAAGCAAAGTAAAGATAAGAAAATTGAACAAACCAAATTAGTGGCTGAGAGTGACAAAATCTTAATTAATCCAGCATTTGAATATAAATCATGTATCTCAATCCCATTTTTCTACGATTCAAAAACAAAAACTGTTGCCCTTTTACTATACTCAAGCAAAACATCTTTAAAAAATATTTTTCGCTTGTACTATGATGTTAATGTCATAAGGGCCGCCGGCTATGAAGTAAAAGAAGCTGTTGTTGTTCTTCCAAAATACCAAGAGCGAAAAAACGCTAGAAAAGGACATATTAATTTTCTTGTTAGTGAATATGCAAATTACAAAAAGTCTAAACCTACTTATGACACTAAAAAGAGTTTTTCAGAAAGTGAAATTCAAGCAATTTTTATTAAAGATCCTAACTTTAAATATTCAAGTAAGGGACTAAAAAAGACAGCAGAAACAAATGTTAAAATTATCGACCATATTAATTCTGAACTATCAGCGGTAGAATTTTTTGATAAAGGGCCAACTAAAAGAGATACTTTCCCCTTTAAAAAATTTGTTGAAATTGTTAATGATGAGGAATTACTCAAAAAATACTCAGCTTGAGTAAATGAACTTAATGAAAATGACTTGGAAGATGATCTAAATCTAGGTAATCAATTTTACTTAAGCATCGTTGAAAAGTTACTTCCAAATTATTTAGTGTCATCTAAAGTAATCTTACGCTTAAAGCTACAAGATTTAAAAGAGCCCAATTTTAAAAGTCGGACAATTCTAGACTTCTATGAAAATAATAAAATTGCTTTAAATCCTGACATCGAAAATTACTATGTTTATAAAAAAATTAGTGAGAAAGATGCCAAAATTATATGATTCGACTTTGAAGGAGTAACTTTGCCAATTCCTATCATTGATTTCAATAAACCATATAATCAATTAATGAGCCAAACTTCAATCATTAAAACAATTAATAATGAAATATATAACTCTCATGATTATGTCTATGATCCAAAAAATTATGACTATAAGACATTAATTAAGATTATCGATGACTTATACGATGAAGAAGCTTCATGTTATGTTGTATATAATAAGTCGTATGAAACTTCAAGATTACTGGAAATGCAAGAAATGCTTCTTTATTATCATGAAAAATCTGGAGTAATGTATGCCAAAGAATATGAAAAAATTGCGGAAAAAATCCAATTTATTGTTACAAGAATTGTTGATATTGCTGAACTATTTATGGTCGGCTCACATGGCATGAAAATCTCTAAATCCCAAATTAATTTAGGTGAGCTAAAGGGCAAGTACTCAATTAAAAAAATTGAACAATATGTTTCATCAAATAAAATAAAATTAAACCATATGATCTTTCCATATAAAGACTTAAATGTTAAAAATGGAGGAATGGCACTTCAAATTTCTACAGCTCGTGCGCTCGATGTAATTAAAGATAATGAATGAGAGCAAGAAATTATAGCCTTGAAAAAATATTGTCATAACGATGTTCTCGCGATGATTATGGCTTTTGATTTAGCACAACACATCATTAAATCACCACGTAGAAAAGAATATATAAATAATTTTGAAAAGTATAAGAACTGAGATTAA
- a CDS encoding MAGa7180 family putative nuclease, protein MKEKNSIIIPKRNYYNGKEYRLDFENQVFIVNPEFLKKLQSHKPGTFGGFRKMTGSALGDIMQLTNFNSQFVAYARLCGFNMPVLDDKYIHAGVVLEPKILKKIEQSIGDKIHRYPAQEYNYDYFKENYLFGGLPDGFWEKKKMIFEIKTANEKKLEQWNEYGVNLGYIKQAQLYAYLMGVKSFSIVACFLKDEDYANPDNVDISKRIVKNWNMIVNEAQVRDDMEACEKWFNEYTRSGVSPKWNPNIDHDLVDFLKCENYDEWEALYLKWVKEGKAVAKYEQ, encoded by the coding sequence ATGAAAGAAAAGAACAGTATTATTATCCCTAAAAGAAACTACTATAATGGTAAAGAGTACCGGCTTGATTTCGAAAATCAAGTTTTTATCGTTAATCCTGAATTTCTCAAAAAATTACAATCACACAAACCAGGAACATTTGGTGGGTTTAGAAAAATGACAGGTTCAGCTTTAGGGGATATTATGCAGTTAACGAATTTTAACAGCCAATTTGTCGCGTATGCTCGACTTTGTGGATTTAACATGCCAGTTTTAGATGATAAATACATTCATGCTGGAGTTGTTTTAGAGCCGAAAATTCTTAAGAAAATTGAGCAGAGCATTGGTGACAAAATACATCGCTATCCGGCCCAGGAATATAACTATGATTACTTTAAAGAAAATTATTTATTTGGTGGGTTACCAGATGGATTTTGAGAGAAAAAAAAGATGATCTTTGAAATTAAAACAGCAAATGAGAAAAAACTCGAGCAGTGAAATGAATATGGTGTCAATTTGGGTTATATCAAACAAGCTCAGTTGTATGCTTACCTAATGGGAGTTAAATCATTTTCAATCGTCGCGTGTTTTCTTAAAGATGAAGACTATGCTAATCCAGATAATGTGGACATTAGTAAACGAATTGTCAAGAACTGAAATATGATTGTCAATGAAGCACAAGTAAGAGACGATATGGAAGCTTGTGAAAAATGATTTAATGAATATACTCGAAGTGGCGTGAGTCCAAAATGAAATCCAAATATTGATCATGACCTAGTAGATTTTCTAAAGTGTGAAAATTATGACGAATGAGAAGCCTTATATTTAAAATGGGTAAAAGAAGGAAAAGCGGTGGCCAAATATGAACAGTAA